ATTAAAGTCATCCGTTCTGTAAATGGAAAACGGGAAATAGGCCTGGTCAGTTTGCGCAACCGGGAAGTATTTACCTCGCCTTATTTCTACGTTCGGAATGATGACATCATTTACGTCGAACCGACAAAAGATAAACAATTGCCGCTTCCACAGCAGGAACAGGTTAAGAACAGCGCCTTCTACCAAAGATTTCCCTTTTTCTTAAGTTTAGTAACAACCGCTGTAACGCTTATCGCGCTATTTTCCAGGCTTTAAGCGCTGTTAACGACTATCAAACGAATTCATCTATCCCTACAATCTGCCTGTGATAAATATCAACATTATTGCCTAGTCCTTTTGGAACGCCTATGAGCAGCGAACAACTATTTAGCGAAGAACAGGAAGACGATACAGATATTCTGGGGTACGTATTTAAGTACCTCCGGTATTGGTACTGGATTGTGATTGCGCTGGTTATCAGTTTTGTATATGCTTACGTTTATTTAAAAAGATATACGCCCATTTACCAGGTGAACGCTACGCTTCTCATTAAGGATGAGAAGAAGATGAATACGGAAGTGCTCGAAAAGCTGGACATGGATGGGCAAAGTAAACTAGTTGAAAACGAAATCGAAGTTCTGAAATCGAGGGCATTGATCCGGAAAGTCGTCGATGACCTGAATCTGACTGTATCTTACTGGAAAGAAACGAAAGCCCGTGATCGTGAACTCTACAACGAAAGTCCGATTACCCTGAATGCTACGGAGATTACCGATTATGCCTATAGTAACCCACTCTACATTAAAATAGGCCCCGACAGCAAATATCAGTTGCTGGATGGCGACCAAAACGAATTAGGAACGTACTACTACAGCCAGCAGGTAAAATCCAAATATGGAAAGTTCCGGATCTTTGATCGGGATAGTGTGAACACTACCTTCCCGACACCAGTGAAAGTTGTCTTTCAGAGCCGGGATGGGCTGGTCGAAGGATTGATCGGTGGGCTCCAGATCGCGTTACTAAATCCAAAAAGTAGCCTGATCTCGCTGGGTCTCGAAACGGCTGTCCCTGAGAAAGGTAAAGACATTCTGACAAAGTTGTTGAATGAGTATGCCTTTACCTCACTCGAAGACAAAAACCGGGAAGCCACCAATACGCTTCGATTTATTGAAGAACGGCTGAAACTGGTCACGGCCGAACTGGGTGGGGTTGAACAGAATGTAGAGAATTATCGCCGAAGCAAAGGCGTAACCGATTTAAGTTCCGAAGCCAATCTGTTTTTAGGGAAAGTGGAAGAAAACGATTCGAAACTGAATGAACTGGACATTCAGTTGAAAGTGCTTGATGGCATTGAAGACTATCTGAATAGTTCGCAGGTAGGTATTGTCGCGCCAGCTACGATGATGGGCTTTACCGATCCCGTCCTGACGTCTTATATCGATCAACTATCGCAGCTTGAAATTGAGCGAAGTAAGCTGGCGCAATCGGTTCAGCCCGGAAACCCCTATCTGGAAACGCTGAATAACCAGATGAAAAACGTGAAGCAGGCGATCAAGGAAAACCTGGGCAACCGGCGGAATAGCCTGAATGTCTCTAAACGAAGTCTGCTCGAATTGAATAATCGCCTGGAAGGCGCTATTTCGTCTATTCCGCACAAGGAACGGGAATTTGTGGGCATCAAGCGGCAGGCGAATATCAAAGAGGATCTTTATTTACTGCTGTTGAAAACCCGTGAGGAAACGGCACTATCCTATGCGTCGACCGTGACGGATAGCCGGGTGGTCGATGCGCCCTTCTCGACGGGTGGCCCGATCCGGCCCGATCGGAACAATATTTACCTGATGGCATTGCTGTTTGGCCTGGCTGTTCCCATTGGCCTGATCGCCCTGAAAGAAGCCCTGACGAATACGGTTCAGAATAAGAAAGAAATTGAGCGGAAAACGGGCCTGAAAGTATTTGGTGAAGTGGGTTTACTACCTAAAGAAGAGCAGGGCGAAATCATCGACATTCGGAGCCGAAGCTTTGTGAGTGAGCAATTGCGCATGTTGCGCTCCAACATGCAGTATTTGTTCCTCGATAAGCAGGACGACATTGGCAGTACGATTCTGGTCACCTCGTCTACTAGTGGCGAAGGCAAGAGTTTCATGACGCTTAACATTGCCGCTTCGCTGGCGCTGTTGAACAAAAAAGTAGTGATCCTCGGGCTGGACCTACGCAAGCCGAAAATACAGGAGTATCTGAAGGTCAGTAATAAGATGGGTATGTCGAATTATCTGATCGGAAAAACGAGCCTTGATAGTATCATTCATGCAACGTCAGTAGAAAACCTATACATGGTCCCCAGTGGGCCGATTCCGCCAAACCCCTCGGAACTGATCGCCAATGGTCGACTGAAACACCTGATCGAGGACTTACGCAAATCGTTCGATTACATCATGATCGATACGCCCCCACTCGGCCTGGTTACGGATGCTACACTGCTGGCTCCCTACGTAGACGAATGTTTTTACCTGGTTCGCCACGAGAAAACGCCCAAACTATACTTGTCGAACATTAAGGAACTGGCGCATAAGAAGCTGTTTAAAACGGTACACATTATTTTCAACGCGGTCAATTACAAGAACTCTTCCGACTATGGGTATGGCTACGGCTATGGGTATGGCTACGGCTATGGCAAAGGAGCTTACTATGCGGAAGAAACCTCGAAAAAGAGCTGGATCAACCGACTTCTGTCGAAAGTATAAGCGATACCATCCACACTGCATCATTTCAGGAATAACGATACAATGAGTCGATCAGAGGCCATATCGATTGGTGTAATCGGATTAGGGTACGTAGGGCTGCCCCTAGCCGTTGAGTTCGGAAAAAAATACCCGGTTTTTGGCTTTGACGTCAACAAAGAGCGAATTCGGCAACTTGTCGAGGGGCATGATGCCACGCTCGAAATCGCCAAAGAACAAATCTGCTCGGCTAAGCATCTGACGTTCACGCATGATATTGAGCTATTACGGTCCTGCACCGTCTACATTATCACCGTCCCGACCCCCATCGATAGCTTTAAAAAACCGGACCTGAGCTTTTTACTGAAAGCCTCGACGGCCGTCGGAAAACTCCTGAAAAAAGGCGATACGGTCATTTACGAATCGACGGTTTATCCAGGATGCACCGAAGAAGATTGTGTGCCTGTGCTGGAGAAGTGCAGCAAACTTACGTACAATCAAGACTTCTTCTGTGGCTACTCCCCCGAGCGGATCAATCCGGGTGATAAGGAGCGAACGCTGACCCGTATTCTGAAAATTACGTCAGGGTCAACCGACGACACGGCTGATTTTGTCGATCGCTTGTATGGCTCTATCATCGAAGCGGGAACCTACCGCGCCCAGTCCATTAAAGTGGCCGAAGCCGCCAAAGCCATTGAAAATGCTCAGCGGGATATCAACATCTCGTTTGTCAATGAACTGGCGCTGATGTTCGACCGGATGGGCATCGACACCAACGACGTACTGGATGCGGCTGGCACGAAATGGAACTTTCTGAAATTTAAACCGGGACTGGTAGGCGGACACTGTATCGGAGTTGACCCCTATTACCTGGTTCATAAAGCCCAAAGCCTCGGGTATTACCCCCAGGTCATTGCCTCGGGGCGGCTCGTGAACGACGGCATGGGCATGTTTGTGGCGAAGAAGATCCTGAAGCGACTCATTGCCAACGGGCTACAGATACAGTCGAGCCGGGTACTTATTCTCGGTATCACGTTTAAGGAAAACTGCCCGGATACGCGCAACACCAAAGTGGTCGATATTTACCACGAGCTTATTGATTTTGGCATTGGGGTTGACGTCTATGACCCCTGGGCTTCTCCGCAGGACGTGCAGGAAGAATATGGTATAGAGCTGGCCGATACGATAGCCGGGAAGCAATACGACGGGATTATTCTGGCTGTGGCTCATCGGCAGTTTTTTGAATTAGATATAAACGGGTTAAAAAGAGATGCGAAATCCATCGTGTTCGATGTGAAATCCATCTTCGACAAGAAGCTGGTCGACATTCGGCTGTAAGCGCCATCGCTTCTTAGTCAACTCCTTACGTATAGTCTTGAAACGGTTTTCAGCAGTATGCATTTCGCCTATCTAACGCCTATTGATCAACCTTTACCATGTCGCTCACTCAACTTACCGTTCGGGAAGGCTCACTGGCCGGTGATACCATCCGTCCGCTCGACCAGCCCGCCATCATCTCGCCCCGGCGCGACAGTATTCATCAGAAACTGCCCGATAGCTTACTGACTATTGCGCAGAAAGAGGCCTGGCACTGTGCCAGTTTAGACGACATTATTCAGCATAAGCTCGACCAGACGGTTGCGCATGTATACATCGATGAGGTGCTGTTGAAAGCCCACGATCCGAACCAGGTTTTTGAAACAATTCGGACCAAACTGATCGACAATACCTATTTTGCGTTTCGCATCGTAACGGCCGAAAACATAAAAGCCAGCATTCAGCAGCGTATTTCCTACGGTTTCTTTACGATCTATTACCCATTCCATTTTTTATCCAGACGGGTACTCCCAAAACTCAAGGGATTTCGTAAAGTATGTCGGTTGCTGGCCATCCCGGTCGATATCTCGAAAGCAGAAATCATTGGTCGATTGATTTACAAAGGGTTCGACATTGTTGATCTGGTTGAAACGGCTCAGGATACGCTAATCATTGCCAAAGCGAACACGGGCGTCATGCCCAGCCAGCTCAGACCCGCTTCCAAGGAGGGGTTTCTGTTCCGAATGCAGCGGGTTGGTAAACTGGGGATTCCGATTACCGTCTATAAATTCCGCTCCATGCATCCTTACGCCGAGTATGTGCAGGAGTATCTGCACCGGACCAATGGGCTGGATGCAGGCGGAAAGTTCAAAAATGACTTTCGCGTGAGCACCGGTGGGCGCGTATTGCGAAAATACTGGCTTGATGAATTGCCCATGTTGTATAACCTGCTGAAAGGGGATATCAAACTGATCGGCGTTCGCCCCATTAGTGAGCATTATTTTAGCCTGTATCCCGCTCAGGTTCAACAGATACGGAAGAAGCATAAGCCGGGTTTACTACCGCCTTTTTATGCCGATATGCCTACTACGTTCGACGAAATTGTGCAGTCGGAGCTGGCGTATCTGGAAGCCTACGAAAAAGCCCCCTGGCAAACCGATCTGGCGTATTTGCTGAAGATCCTGAAAAATATCGTCGTTCATAAAGCGCGTAGTAAATAGACATGACCGCTTCATTGACTGGGTCTGGCATCAGCGAAACCATACAGATGGTTGATTTGAAGAATCAGTATCTGAAAATCAAACCTGCCATCGATGCGGCCATTCAGGAATGTCTGGATACGACTGCTTTTATCAAAGGCCCGCAGGTTGGCGCTTTTGAACAGCAACTAGCGAAATACCTGAATGTAAAGCATGTGATTTCCTGCGCCAACGGAACCGACGCCCTTCAGTTGGCGATGATGGCGCTGGATTTGAAACCAGGCGATGAGGTCATAGTTCCCGCTTTTACTTACGTAGCAACAGCCGAAGTGATTGCGCTACTGGGACTCAAACCCGTGATGGTCGATGTAGACCCGGACACGTTTACAATGACACGGGAAAGCATCGAAAAGGCGCTGTCGCCACGAACTCGATTGGTGGTTCCCGTACACCTGTTTGGTCAATGTGCCGATATGGAAAGCATTGTCGCGTTATGTCAGGTGCATGGACTGTCCATAATTGAAGATACGGCGCAGGCTGTAGGAGCAACCTACACATTTCGGAATGGAACGATAAAAGCCGCAGGCGCAATGGGGGATCTGGGGACCACATCGTTCTTCCCATCGAAAAACCTCGGCTGTTTTGGCGATGGAGGAGCGGTCTATACCGACCAGGATAGTCTGGCACACAAGGTGAAGATGATCGGAAATCATGGGCAGGCCCGAAAGTATGTCCACGAAACGATTGGCGTGAATTCCCGCTTGGACACCATTCAGGCCGCTATTTTACTCGAAAAGCTGAAACATCTGGACGGCTATACCCAGGCGCGTCAGCAGGTCGCCAATCGATACGACGAAGCCTTTCGGAATGTGGAAGCCATCGAAATTCCATACCGAAATCCTGATTCGACCCATGTCTTTCATCAATACACGCTGAAAGTACCGGCTGATAAACGGGATGGACTGAAAGACTATCTGAGCCGGAAGAAAGTACCCAGCATGATCTATTATCCGATTCCCCTGAATGCCCAGAAAGCGTACCAGAGCGTCGGTCGAGTGGTGGGCGATCTGGCTGTAACGCAGGATTTATGCCGACGGGTGATTTCCCTACCCATGCATACCGAGTTGTCGGACGATCAGATCAATTATATTGTCGAAACGATCATTGATTATTTTTCCTGACAGGATTTACAAGATGTACAGGATGATGTTTGTCCGATAAATCATGAAAATCCAGTTAATCCTGTCAACTAACCTTACTCTGTGAACTCCGTTTTTATACACCCCTCGGCTATCGTTGATGACGGGTGCCAGA
This window of the Spirosoma aerolatum genome carries:
- a CDS encoding GumC family protein, with translation MSSEQLFSEEQEDDTDILGYVFKYLRYWYWIVIALVISFVYAYVYLKRYTPIYQVNATLLIKDEKKMNTEVLEKLDMDGQSKLVENEIEVLKSRALIRKVVDDLNLTVSYWKETKARDRELYNESPITLNATEITDYAYSNPLYIKIGPDSKYQLLDGDQNELGTYYYSQQVKSKYGKFRIFDRDSVNTTFPTPVKVVFQSRDGLVEGLIGGLQIALLNPKSSLISLGLETAVPEKGKDILTKLLNEYAFTSLEDKNREATNTLRFIEERLKLVTAELGGVEQNVENYRRSKGVTDLSSEANLFLGKVEENDSKLNELDIQLKVLDGIEDYLNSSQVGIVAPATMMGFTDPVLTSYIDQLSQLEIERSKLAQSVQPGNPYLETLNNQMKNVKQAIKENLGNRRNSLNVSKRSLLELNNRLEGAISSIPHKEREFVGIKRQANIKEDLYLLLLKTREETALSYASTVTDSRVVDAPFSTGGPIRPDRNNIYLMALLFGLAVPIGLIALKEALTNTVQNKKEIERKTGLKVFGEVGLLPKEEQGEIIDIRSRSFVSEQLRMLRSNMQYLFLDKQDDIGSTILVTSSTSGEGKSFMTLNIAASLALLNKKVVILGLDLRKPKIQEYLKVSNKMGMSNYLIGKTSLDSIIHATSVENLYMVPSGPIPPNPSELIANGRLKHLIEDLRKSFDYIMIDTPPLGLVTDATLLAPYVDECFYLVRHEKTPKLYLSNIKELAHKKLFKTVHIIFNAVNYKNSSDYGYGYGYGYGYGYGKGAYYAEETSKKSWINRLLSKV
- a CDS encoding DegT/DnrJ/EryC1/StrS family aminotransferase, which codes for MTASLTGSGISETIQMVDLKNQYLKIKPAIDAAIQECLDTTAFIKGPQVGAFEQQLAKYLNVKHVISCANGTDALQLAMMALDLKPGDEVIVPAFTYVATAEVIALLGLKPVMVDVDPDTFTMTRESIEKALSPRTRLVVPVHLFGQCADMESIVALCQVHGLSIIEDTAQAVGATYTFRNGTIKAAGAMGDLGTTSFFPSKNLGCFGDGGAVYTDQDSLAHKVKMIGNHGQARKYVHETIGVNSRLDTIQAAILLEKLKHLDGYTQARQQVANRYDEAFRNVEAIEIPYRNPDSTHVFHQYTLKVPADKRDGLKDYLSRKKVPSMIYYPIPLNAQKAYQSVGRVVGDLAVTQDLCRRVISLPMHTELSDDQINYIVETIIDYFS
- a CDS encoding sugar transferase yields the protein MSLTQLTVREGSLAGDTIRPLDQPAIISPRRDSIHQKLPDSLLTIAQKEAWHCASLDDIIQHKLDQTVAHVYIDEVLLKAHDPNQVFETIRTKLIDNTYFAFRIVTAENIKASIQQRISYGFFTIYYPFHFLSRRVLPKLKGFRKVCRLLAIPVDISKAEIIGRLIYKGFDIVDLVETAQDTLIIAKANTGVMPSQLRPASKEGFLFRMQRVGKLGIPITVYKFRSMHPYAEYVQEYLHRTNGLDAGGKFKNDFRVSTGGRVLRKYWLDELPMLYNLLKGDIKLIGVRPISEHYFSLYPAQVQQIRKKHKPGLLPPFYADMPTTFDEIVQSELAYLEAYEKAPWQTDLAYLLKILKNIVVHKARSK
- a CDS encoding nucleotide sugar dehydrogenase translates to MSRSEAISIGVIGLGYVGLPLAVEFGKKYPVFGFDVNKERIRQLVEGHDATLEIAKEQICSAKHLTFTHDIELLRSCTVYIITVPTPIDSFKKPDLSFLLKASTAVGKLLKKGDTVIYESTVYPGCTEEDCVPVLEKCSKLTYNQDFFCGYSPERINPGDKERTLTRILKITSGSTDDTADFVDRLYGSIIEAGTYRAQSIKVAEAAKAIENAQRDINISFVNELALMFDRMGIDTNDVLDAAGTKWNFLKFKPGLVGGHCIGVDPYYLVHKAQSLGYYPQVIASGRLVNDGMGMFVAKKILKRLIANGLQIQSSRVLILGITFKENCPDTRNTKVVDIYHELIDFGIGVDVYDPWASPQDVQEEYGIELADTIAGKQYDGIILAVAHRQFFELDINGLKRDAKSIVFDVKSIFDKKLVDIRL